A single Mustela lutreola isolate mMusLut2 chromosome X, mMusLut2.pri, whole genome shotgun sequence DNA region contains:
- the LOC131822054 gene encoding reactive oxygen species modulator 1-like — protein sequence MPVAVGPYGQSQSSCFDRVKMGFVMGCAVGMAAGALFGTFSCLMSGMWGRELMGGIGKTMMQSGGTFGTFMAIGMGIRC from the coding sequence ATGCCGGTGGCCGTGGGGCCCTACGGGCAGTCCCAGTCGAGCTGCTTCGACCGCGTGAAAATGGGCTTTGTGATGGGCTGCGCAGTGGGCATGGCGGCCGGGGCGCTCTTCGGCACCTTTTCCTGTCTCATGAGCGGAATGTGGGGTCGGGAGCTGATGGGCGGAATCGGGAAAACCATGATGCAGAGTGGCGGCACATTTGGCACATTCATGGCCATCGGGATGGGCATCCGATGCTAA